AGGCATTGATCCCGCCGCCATAAACGGTCCAGATGCTCTCTGCCGGTGCCACAAGATTGGGCTTGAGACGGTTGTCACGGGTTGGACCGGCAGAGGAGAGGGAGTAAATCAAATTCGCCCTGGTACCATTACCACAGCCGCCGACGGTGAGTGCATTTTTTGCACAGGCGGGGTGACCGAGTTTGTAACGGGTGCCACCGCCGTTGCCTGCTGCCCAGATTACCAGAAATTTCTTGTCCTGCCAGCAGACCGCATCCACCGAGGCATCTGCCAGCCGGTATTCGGAAAGGTAATCCATGGTGCCGAAGGAACCGGATACCTGACGGACCGGTTCTGAAATGCCGAGGCCGAGCCGGACCGAGTCGAGCATTTCGGTGAGGTCATCAGAATAGATATACTGACCGCTGGCGGTGCCGATGTCCAAGAAATAGATCCGGGCATCAGGTGCCATGCCCTCAAGATTGCTTTCGTTACCGTTGATTGAATCCTCTCCGGCGAGGGTGCCCGCAACTGCTGAGCCGTGATAGTTGGCACCAGCAGCGTCACCGAATGCAGCATTGTAGTAAAGTTTATAGGCGGTAATCTTGCGGTGATCAGGATAGATGCCCGGTTGAGTCAGGGGAAAATAGGGGTCAAAGAACATGTCGTGTTCGGTGTTGATTCCGGAGTCAAACAGCCCAATGAGCATGTTCTGTCCCCGGATGCCCCAACGCCAGATGCGCCGGCTTCCAGCCGGGTCCGGTATGACGCTGTCCCAGCCAAACTGGAGGACCCACTGCACGTTGCGATTGAATGGTACTGGATTTTCACGGGCTTGAATCCAAAAGATCCCATCCCGGGCAGCGAGGCTTTCGAGACGACGACTGCGATCATCCAGGTTGAGAGCCGAAAGGTCAAGTGTCTCAGTTCTTGCCGGTTCCCAGCAGGCGCAGGTCAGCTTGGTGACGCGGGCACCCAGTTTTCGGAGTTCCGGGGCAAATTTGTATTCCGGAAGAAATGGCCCGTGCCAGTCAATCGGCAGAGTCTGGCAGAGCAGCTCAATTGAATCAGAGGTGCAACCGGCAGGTGACCGCACCACCAGTGTCTGATAGGCGAGATAGGCGACCGGAACAAGTCCGCGGTTCTTCAGTGTGGTAAGCCAGTGGCTGTAAATTGGAGCAGTGAAGTGCAGGAGCCAGTAGCGGGAGGAGATTTCAGCTGGCGTAGTGGCGGTGCGGGTATCAATTATTTTGCCGCTTGCCAGCCGGAGATAGCGGGCGTCGGTATAGGGCTCGGGCTGGAACCGGGCACGCACCTGGGTCCGGTTCAGGACCGGTTGAGCGAGACTGGTGGCAACCAGTACCAGCCCGAGCCCGATCCAGCGGTTCACAGTTTCAGAATGTCAACGATCGCCTGTGTAACTTCCTGAATATCGTTTAATGTCAGATCTCCCATATGGGCAATCCGGAAGGTTTTTTCCTTAAGGTCACCGTAGCCGTTTGAGATCTGCATGCCCCGCTCGCCGAGAGCGGTGTTCAGATCCTTGACGCTGATACCCCGGGTATTAGTAACGGTTGTGAGGGTGACCGATTCGTAGCCCGGCTCCGGGAATACCGCAAAGTATTTTTTCGCCCATTCCCGGGTGAATTTTGCCATTTCCAGATGGCGCTGATACCGCTTTTCCATGCCTTCAGCAAGGATGTAGTCCAGTTCCTTGTCCAGTGCCCAGAAAAGGGAGATTGCGGGTGTGGTGGGTGTCTGGTGGTCCTTTTCATAGCGCTTGAGCATCGCCTCGTAGTCGAAGTAGTAGCCACGATCGGGAATTGTCCGGCATTTTTCCATTGCCCGTGGGGAAACGATTGCCACCGCCAGACCCGGTGGGAGTGCTACGCACTTCTGGCTTGATGCAACCACCACATCCAGACCAAGCCGGTCGATGTCAAACCAGTCGCCCATCAGACTTGAGACCGCATCGACTAAAATCAGGACATCGGGATATTTTTCCCGGATCATGGTGGCGAGCTCCTCGATCGGTGCCCGCACACCGGTTGAGGTCTCGTTCTGGGTGATGGTTACCGCTTCATACCCCCCCTTAGCCAGTTCGGCATCAACCAGTTCCGGCCGGACCGCCTTACCCCACTCCACCCGCACCGCGCCCGGTTCTTTGCCGCACGCCTGGGAGATTTTGAACCAGCGGTCGGAAAAGGCGCCATTAATGGTATGTAGTACCTTTTTACGGACAACATTGCGGATAGCGCCTTCCATCAGTCCGGTTCCGGAGGCAGTCCACCAGAATACATAGTTATTGGTTTTGAGGATCTGGCGGGTCTTTTCTATGCACCGGTGGTTGAGGTCACCAAACTCCTTGGATCGGTGGCCGATCATCCACTGTGCCTGAGCCTTAAGTATTTCTTCCCGCACCTCAGTTGGTCCGGGGACAAAAAGTTTTTTATGTGTCATTTTTCCTCCTGTGATTTTGATTTATTTCTATCGCCGATAATCTTTACTCGACATTCCCTGGTTCTGGGTCCGTCAAATTCACAGAAAAATATCCCCTGCCACCGCCCCAGTGCCAGCCGGTGGTCTTCAATCGGGATCACCAGAGAGGTGCCGATGAGCACCGATTTAATATGGGCGTCGGCATTACCTTCAGTGTGGCGGTAGGACAGATCCGACGGGATGAGCCGGTTGAGCAGCGCAGTGATATCTTCAGCCACATCCGGGTCATAACTTTCGTTGATCGTAATGCCCGCAGTCGTATGCGGTACATATAGGATACAGATACCGGAGCGGATACGGCTCTTTTCTACAAGCCGGCTAATCTGCGCTGTGATATCAATCAGTTCAGTGAGCTTTTGGGTATTAATCGTCAGCGATTCCATCCTGCTGAATATGATAACGGCAACTGCACTCGTGTCAATGCTGAAGCGTTTTTCTTCTTGCCCATTAAGCCGGTCTTTGATATCATAGGTAGTGCGAATTAACCAGTTAGGAGAACAAGGACTGATCAGAATAATTCAGCGGCAGGTCCACAGCCGGGGTAATCTTCAGCTGGGGATTGGTGATGACGCTCTGATTCTGAAGGATGGCAGTACGGTTCTGACTACAGACACCTACGCCGAAGGGGTGCATTTTGATTTAAGTTATATGAGTTATTATGATGTGGGCACAAGATGTGCATGTGCTGCGCTTTCTGATGTAGTGGCGATGGGCGGTGAGCCCAAGGTGCTGCTGGTGGGGCTGGCGGTACCGCAGGAAACAGATTTGCGTGCGATAAGGCAGTTGTACCAGGGGCTGGAGCGGATATGCAAAGAGATGGGGTGTGAGATCGGTGGCGGGGACATCATCGCTTTAGACCGGCTGGTGATCGCACTAACCGCATTGGGCAGAGCAGCGGTACCTGTGCTCCGTTCCGGGGCGCAACCCGGTGATTACCTTTATCTGACCGGTTATACCGGGCTTGCCGAGACCGGCAGACTGATACTTGCCGGAAGAGCAAGATTACCGGCATATACTGCAGGAATACGGTTGGCGGTTCAACGTCATCTTTGTCCCGTACCCAGACTGCAGGTGATGCGCGCTCTGAGGTTGAGGATGTCGGCATTAATTGATACCTCAGATGGTCTGGGGACCGACGCCCGGCAGCTGAGTACTCAGAGCAGGGTTAAAATTGTGATCGAGCCGGATTGGTTGCCGATTCATCCGGTGACGCTTCAATTGTGTCAAGAACAGAGGAGGAGCCCTTTAGAGTTCGCCCTGAGCGCAGGCGAGGATTATGAACTGTTGTTTACCTGCAGAAGTAGCCCGCCGTCAATTGTTAAGGGTGTAAAGATCACAAGGATTGGCAGGGTGGAAAAGGGCAGAGGTTTTTATATTAAAAAAGGAGAAAACAAAATAGTTCCACTGAAAATTACCGGTTACGACCACCTTGTCGTTTAAAATCTAACCAATGTTGAAAAAATGTGGATAAATATGTGGATAACAAGTTGAGTAGCTTATTTTATGCAATATACACCTTGATTATTGCGTAATTTTCTATTATGCTGAAGTATTCGGCATAGCTAACACAAATATATTTTTATCAATAAATTACAGATGGGTGATTGATTAATTATTATGTTTGACATGCTATATATTGTGGTATAATATATAATTAATCTATATGAAGTGTCCATACTGTTCATGTGAAGAGGATAAGGTTTTGGACTCGAGGCCGGTTCAGGATGGGAATGCGATCCGTCGCAGAAGGGAGTGCTTAAAGTGCGGCAGGCGGTTTACAACTTATGAGTATGTAGAGCGAATGCCTTTAATGGTGATTAAACGTGATGGCAGGCATGAGCCATATGACCGGCAGAAGGTGGTGAACGGTATTGTGCTTGCCTGTCGGAAGCGGCCGGTGGGCAGAAATGAGATTGAGCGGGTTGTGGACGCACTGGAGCGCCGGTTGGAAGAGGAAGGCAGGGTCGAAGTGAGTTCCGCTGAGATTGGCGAACTGGTGCTTGAGCAGTTGATTGAGATTGACCCGGTAGCCTATGTCCGGTTTGCGTCAGTCTACCGGCAGTTTACCAGTCCAGAACAGTTTGTTGAGGAGCTGAGAAAAATAAAGAAGGAGGCAAGAGGTGTCAGAGGAGAATAATCACCAGGAACCCAAGTTGCAGCAGGCGCGGCTGCCGGCAGCAGGGGGAAATCCGTCTGACGAGGGGCGGCCCAATAAATGGCATTTTCGTAAAGTGCAGAAGCGCTCCGGCGAGCTGGTGGATTTTGACATTGACAAACTTGCCGGTTCGATCTTCAATGCTGCCCGTTCGGTCGGGGGCGAGGACTACAATCGCGCCCGCTGGTTGGCAGAACGGGTGGTAGAGTACCTTTACGCCCAGCGTGGTCCGCACATTCCGACGGTTGAGGAGATCGGCGATGCGGTAGAGAAGGTGCTGGTCGAATACGGTCATGCCCAGACTGCCAAAGCGTATATTCTGAAACGGGAAGAGCGGGCGCGGGCAAGGCGGCTGGAGGCGGTGCGGGTTAAGCCCATGTTGTTCGGCAAGCGCGATACAACCGAGTTTGCCCTGTTTGTCCGCTCTTCCGATGATACGATCCGGAAGTGGGACCGTTCGCGGATCAGCCGGGCACTGGTGCGTGAGGCCGGGCTGGAACCGGAAATTGCCGAGGAGATCGCCCGGGAGGTTGAGGAGATGATTGTAGATGCCAATGTCCGGAGGGTAACTTCGAGTCTGGTGCGGGAACTGGTTAATGCCAAGCTGGTGGAGCGGGGACTGGAAGAGGCGCGACGGCGCCATGCCCGGCTTGGGGTACCGATTGCTGATGTGGAGAATCTGATTCTCTACAAGAACCGGGAGAACGCAAATACCCCGCACAATCCCGAGGCGACGAATATGACCCTTGCTGAGTGGACATTGAAACAGTTTGCCCTGAGTTCGGTATTTGATGCTGATATCGCCGATGCTCACACCCGTGGTGATATCCATCTGCATGACCTAGGTTTTATCAATCGACCTTATTGCTCCGGGCAGTCACTGGAGTATGTGAAGAAGTTCGGGCTCAATCTGCCGAATGCGTTATCAATGGCAAAGCCGGCGCGCCATCCGGAGACGCTTCTGGCGCACATGGTCAAATTTTCGGCAGCACTGCAGGGGCATTTTGCCGGGGCGATCGGCTGGGATGCGGTTAACATCTTTTTCGCACCATTTCTGGTCGGGATGAGTGACAAGGAGATTCACCAGCTGGCGCAGATGCTGGTTTTTGAGTATTCCCAGCAGAATGTTGCCCGGGGTGGTCAGGCGATCTTTTCCGACATTAATCTTTACTGGGAGATGCCGGCACATTTTGCCGAGGTGCCGGCAATCGGCCCTGGTGGTGAGTATACCGGCAAGAAATATGGTGAGTATCTGAACGAGGCACAGCGGTTTGTCTGGGCGATATTTGATGTTTACCGGGACGGTGACGGTTCCGGTCGGCCGTTTTTCTTCCCCAAACCGCTCGTCCATATCACCGAGAACTTCTTTAGGACCCCTCATTATCAGGATTTTCTCAATCATATCGCCGATGTCGCTGCCGAGAAGGGTAATACCTATTTTGTCTTTGACCGGGGCAAGACCGCCAAGATCAGTGAGTGCTGCCGGCTCAGTTTCAAGCTGGATGAGCATGATATGAATGATGCCAGAACCCCATGGAAGATGCGCTACTGTGCACTGCAGAATGTGACGATCAATCTGCCCCGGGTGGCTTTTCTTGCCAATCATGATGATGAGGTGCTGTTTTCACTTCTGCGGGAGCGGATGGAGATGGTTGCCCGGGCGCACGAAGAGAAGCGGACTTTCATTGAAAAGCTTCTGGCACTGAAGTCAGAGGGACCGCTTGCGCTGCTGACCATGGATGCGGATGGCGAACCCTATCTGCGGATGCACCGGGTGACCTATCTTGTCGGCGTTTTGGGTTTGAATGAGATGGTGCAGTATCACTTGGGCAAGGAGCTCCATGAAAGCGAGGAGGCGTTCAGGTTCGGTTTGAAAGTGATGGCGTTTCTCAATCTGGAGTGCCGGCGTCTGGCAGCGGAACACAAAATGCGACTGGTTATCGAGCAGACTCCGGCTGAGTCAACGGCGTTCCGGCTGGCAAAGCTGGATCTGGAGCTCTATCCGGAGCAGGCACAGCAGGTGGTCAAGGGCGATCTGCAGTCCGGAGCGGTTTATTATACGAACTCCACCTATCTGAATATCGGAGCGGCGATCGATCCGATTGAGCGGGTTTACCTTGAGGGCAAGTTTCACGATATGATTGAGGCGGGCGCGCTGACTCATGTCTGGCTGGCAGATTCCCGGCCGCCAAAGGAGGCGATTGCCAATTTTGTGCTTAAGACCTATCACCGGACCCGGAATGCCCAGATTGCCTTTTCACCTGAGTTCACGACCTGTGCACGGTGTCACCGGACGAGCCGGGGTCTCAATGCCACCTGTCCCTACTGCCATTCAGCCGAAGTAGACTACATCACGCGGGTGACCGGGTACTTTTCCCGGGTTTCCGGCTGGAACGCCGGGAAGAAGCAGGAGCTCAAGGACCGGTTCAAGAGTGACCTGATAAATATCAATCCGGTCCGGGTGCCGATTCTGCGGTTTCAGGAATTGTGAATGGTGCGGGTCAAGGTTCGGGTGAAGCCCGGTTCCACCAAGAACCAGGTTGTGCGTAATCCGGATGGAAGTCTGATAGTTGCGGTCCGGGAACCACCGGTTGAAGGCAGGGCGAATCGGGCAGCCGCAGAACTGCTCGCCACCTTTTTCCGGGTACCAAAGTCCGCGGTCCGGCTGGTGGCGGGCACCCACTCGCGTCAGAAAGTTTATGAGATCGGTGTTTAACCGGATTCAGTAAGAAGCTTGAATTCGGTTGGTGCCAACTGGTAATCGGTTTTGACATCAATTGCCAGTTCGTAGCGCCGGGCAAACTCAGATAGTCGTTCGAACCATTCGGTGGTGAGGAATTCGGTCATCATGGGAGAAGCGAGAATACGGACCTTTCGACCCCGGAGTTTTGGGAGCCGGGTGAGGATGAGGCGTTCAATCCGCATTGCCACTTCGGACCGAGAACGCACCCGGCCTGATCCCTGACAGACCGGACAGGTTTCAAAGAGCAGATACATCATTCCGGGCCGGGTTCGTTCCCGGGTCATCTCCAGTAATCCGAACCGGCTCATTTTGGAAAAATCCGATTTTGCCCGGTCATGTGCCAGATGATTCTTCAGTTCCTGTACTACCCGTTCGGTGTTTTTCGGATCCTGCATGTCGATGAAATCAATGATGATCAATCCGGCAAGATCGCGCAGCCGGATCTGGCGGGCGATTTCCGCGGCCGCTTCCAGATTGGTCTCAAAGATCAGTTTTTCCGGGTCCTCCTCCTGGGCGGACCGGCCGGTATTGACATCAATAGCGACCATCGCCTCAGTCTGGTCGATAGTAATGAAACCACCCCCCTTGAGCCAGATGCGTTTGTGAAACAGCCGTTCCAGTTCCGCTTCAACACCGGTGAATTCCAGAAGCGGGACTTCACCCTGATAATGTTCAATCCGGCGCCGGAAACGGGGTGCTACCCGGCTGACATAGCTGAGCAGCTGCTGATAGACCGGTTCGTAGTCCACCAGCACCTTTTCCACCTGCTCACTCAGGAGATCACGAACGACCTTGAGGGCGATTGAGGGTTCTTCATAAAGCAGCGCCGGTGCACTGTGCTGTTCTGCCTTCTGTCTGATTTCCTCCCAGGTTCGTTCCAGCTCCTGGTATTCCCGCCTCAGGTCATCAACTGAAGCTTCCTGTGCTACGGTGCGGATGATCAGACCGGCCTGCGGGTTCTTGAACTGGCGGACCGCATCGCGCAACCGGCTCCGTTCACGGCGGTCGGCAATCCGGCGGGAGATGCCGATTCGCTGAGCGTTGGGAAAGTAAACGAGGTAACGACCGGGGACCGAGACCAGTGATGTCAGTCGGGCACCCTTCTCCGCAAACGGGTCCTTGACGACCTGAACCAGGATTTCCTCACCTTCGCGCAGAGTGATCGTGCGGGCGGGCAGTTTTTCCGGTACCCGGCTCCGGCTCGTGCCGGTGTCCGCCTCTTCAATTTCATCACCTTCCAGGATATCAAACTCCGGAATTTCGGTCAGGGGCAGAAAACCGTTTTTGCGCAGACCAATGTTGACAAAGGCACCACGCAGGCCCTTGACCACATTTTCTACCCTTCCCTTGTAAATCCGGCCGACGAGATTCTGCTGTTCTGCCCGTTCAATGTAGAACTCAACCAGCCGGTCCTGTTCAAAGACCGCAACTCTGGTTTCCCATTCATTGGCACTGATGACAATTTTCGTTCTTACTTTCATTCTTCCTCCCCGATCAAGTGATGTTTTCGCCCAGCGGAGTCCGCAGTGAGCCGTCGGAGAAAATGAGACAGTCCAGGCGTTTTACCTTCAGAGCTCTTGCCTCCGATTCGGTGATGCCCAGGAGAGCTGCCACCACCGGGAACAGTTTAACGCCCGGTGCGATGGTCAGGTCAAGCAGCAGGGTGCGATCGGACCGTACCTGAAGGCGGCGGACTCCGGCGGGAAGTGGCTGATTTTCAGGCAGGGTGAGTGCCGGCGGAATCCGGATTTCATATCGACCGAGATTGATCAGTTCGCCGAGGGATGGCGCACTCCGGGGAACCGCCTGGGCGGCAACGATCCGGATGCCACGGGGCAAAAATGGCCCGAGGTCGCGGGCGATGTTGCCCGAATACTGAAAGTCAAGAAACAGATCGACATATTCGCCATCCGAAAGCACGCCGACCGGCAGGGGTGGTCCGAAGGAAAGCATCGGTTTTGGGGCAAAGCCGCGGGTGTATAGAACCGGAAGTTCGCTCCGGCGCAGTGAACGGTAGAAGGCGCGGACACGATCAAGATGAGCGGCAAAACGAAACGGTTCATCAACCACATATTTCAACCGTAGCCGCTTTTTCAGCTGTTCTATCGTTCCGGCATTGAGGTGGCCGAAACCGGATGTATTGGCTGTGCTCGATGGCGGATGCGGGCGTTCTGGTGCTGGACTATTGCAGGCACCACAGCCGGTGCAGCCTCCGGTCAGGCAGTCCGGGGTTTCAATCCCAGCCTTTGCCCGTTCAAACTCCTGAAGAAGAAACTGCCGGCTGACTCCGACATTAATGAATTCCCAGGGGAGTTGTGCTGCCGGGTGCTGTTCCTTAAGGTAGGGACTCGGGTCGACAGCGCAGGCGGCAAGTGCCTCCTGCCAGCGGGTGAAATTGAAGAACTCGGTCCATTCCTGATAGATGCCTCCGGCCTCATATACCCGTTCAATCACCTGACCCAGTTTTTCATCTCCCCGGGCAAGCAGCGCCTGAACCCAGGAACATTCCGGATTCTCCCATTTGGGCTTGATATTGCGCCTTGAGAGCATGTCCTTGAGCAGAGCGATCTTTTCCCGGGTTTCGGTAATGTCGGCGAATCCTGCCCACTGCAACGGGGTGTGGGGTTTGGGGATGAACGGGGTGAGGTTGAAACGCACAGTCCGGCTCCGGCACAGCCGGGCGACTTCGAGGACGAACCGGGCAATCTCCCGGACATCCTCTTCGGTTTCCCCCGGCAGTCCGATCATGAAATAGAGTTTGATTCCGCCCCAGCCGGCATCCAGAGCATTGCGGATTGACTCCAGAATTTTTATTTCGGAAATATTCTTGTTGATAAATGAGCGGAGCCGGGAAGAGGCGGTTTCCGGTGCAAAGGTCAAGCCTGCCTTCTTTACCTCCTGCAGATTGATCGCCAGCTCCGGAGTGAAGTCCTCACCACGCGTTGATGGCAGGGAGATGGAAACCCGTCGTCTGAACAGACGCTGATTCAGCCGCTGAACCAGCTCCAGCAGATAGGGATAATCCAGAGCCGAGAGGGCAAGGAGGGAAACTTCCTCCCACCCGGAGGCACGGATTCCCCGTTCCGCCAGCCGGACGATCTGGTCCACATCACGGAATCGGACGGGGCGGTTGATCATGCCTGCCTGGCAGAACCGACAACCCCGGCCACAGCCGCGGGCGATCTCGACGGTGAGACGGTCGTGGGTGATTTCACAGATCGGGACAATGGGCGGGAAAGGAAAGTCTTCCTCCCGGAGCTGAGATACAATACGGCGTTCCACCCGCTGGTTCCGGATGTCGGTATAGCCGGGGACAAACAGACCCCGGAGCCGGGCAAGGCGGGATAGAAGTTCGTCCCGGTTTTTGCGGTTCCAGTCGGCATACACCGCGCTGATTTCCCGTACCACATCCTCGCCGTCACCGATGACAAACACATCAACAAAATCCACCAGGGGCAGCGGATTGACAGTGCAGGGTCCACCGGCAATAATGAGCGGATCGGAATCGCCACGTTCAGAACGGTGCCGCGGGACACGGGCGAGATCAAGGAGATAGAGCAGGTTGGTGTAGGAAAGTTCGCTCTGGAGCGAAACGCCGATGATGTCAAACTCATTCAGGGGCTGTCCTGATTCCAGGGCATAAAGCGGCAGTTGTTTTGCCCGGAGCAGATCGCCAAAGTCGGGCCAGGGAACATAAGAGCGCTGACAGCTGACTCCATCCAGGCGGTTGAGAATGGAATACAGTATTCTGAGGCCGTAGTTGGACATACCAATTTCATAAACCTCGGGCATTACCAGCACCCAGCGGACCTGCTCACTGCCCGAGCCGGTATAATAGGCGTTGTATTCGCCGCCGGTGTAGCGGACTGGTTTGGTGACGAGGGGTAGAACCTCGTTTAGCTGCTCATTCATCGCTGAAACAGTATATTAGGCTGGTGAAGTTAAAAGTCAACAACCGTAAGAAATGCAAGCTTGCCAAATTGACTTGTGGGGAAATTTTCATTAAAATAGACCATTATGCTGAGCACATTACGGAAGAGAGTAAAGGTGATTATGATTATTGTGGCGGTAACATTTATCGCCGGTTTTTTGATGAGCGAAGTCTGGAATCTGATCCGCCGGGGCGATCGGAAATCCCGGCACAGCGTTCCGCCCGGAGTGGTCGGACAGGTGGGGGATTATAAGGTGAGCCTTGAGGAATACCGGCAGGTGCGGCAGTATATTGCTGGTAAGTATCACAAAGATAGTATGTTTCGCGATCTGACCAATGAGGATGAAACCCGGATTGAGCATCTGGCCTGGAACCATCTGGAGACCGAACTTACCTGGGCGAAAATTTTCAAACAGACCAAACTGGACATCACTGAGGGCGAACTGGAATGGATTATCAGTAATTTCCCCCCTCAGGGGCTTTTGAATCATCCGGACCTGATGACCGATGGTAAGTTTGATACGAACAAGTACCGGCAGGCGCTTGCCAATCCGAACAACCGTCCCTTCTTTGCCCAGTATGCCCGGGAAATTTACGAGCAACTCCGGCCCCAGAAGCTTCAGCTTTATGTCGCCGGTGCGATCCTCGTGCCCAGAAATGAGGTGGAGCAGACGATAAATCTTGCGAATACTGTGGCAACTGTGACCGCATTGTATATCGGACCGACAGCGCTCAGCGATTCGGAGCGGAGCTATGAACCCTCCGAAGCTGAACTGCGGGCGTATTACAACAAACACCGCCGCGATTTTCAGCCCAAGGAGGAAATCCGGGAGCTGAAGTTTGCCTTCTTCCCCTTCACCATTACTCCTGAGGATACGCAGGCGGCGCGGGCAAGGATTGATGAGGCGTATCGCCGGTTGCTGGCGGCAGATACCGGCGGTCTGCGGGACAGCTTCGAAATGGCGGGGCTGATGTTTGGCGATTATGAACCGGATACAGTATCGGTTGCCTTTACCAAGGAACAGTTTGCACCACCAGTGGAGTCGATTGTCCGCCGGCTCAAGCCGGGCAGTTTCACCAGGCCGCT
The sequence above is a segment of the candidate division WOR-3 bacterium genome. Coding sequences within it:
- a CDS encoding Rne/Rng family ribonuclease, with the translated sequence MKVRTKIVISANEWETRVAVFEQDRLVEFYIERAEQQNLVGRIYKGRVENVVKGLRGAFVNIGLRKNGFLPLTEIPEFDILEGDEIEEADTGTSRSRVPEKLPARTITLREGEEILVQVVKDPFAEKGARLTSLVSVPGRYLVYFPNAQRIGISRRIADRRERSRLRDAVRQFKNPQAGLIIRTVAQEASVDDLRREYQELERTWEEIRQKAEQHSAPALLYEEPSIALKVVRDLLSEQVEKVLVDYEPVYQQLLSYVSRVAPRFRRRIEHYQGEVPLLEFTGVEAELERLFHKRIWLKGGGFITIDQTEAMVAIDVNTGRSAQEEDPEKLIFETNLEAAAEIARQIRLRDLAGLIIIDFIDMQDPKNTERVVQELKNHLAHDRAKSDFSKMSRFGLLEMTRERTRPGMMYLLFETCPVCQGSGRVRSRSEVAMRIERLILTRLPKLRGRKVRILASPMMTEFLTTEWFERLSEFARRYELAIDVKTDYQLAPTEFKLLTESG
- a CDS encoding TIGR03960 family B12-binding radical SAM protein — translated: MNEQLNEVLPLVTKPVRYTGGEYNAYYTGSGSEQVRWVLVMPEVYEIGMSNYGLRILYSILNRLDGVSCQRSYVPWPDFGDLLRAKQLPLYALESGQPLNEFDIIGVSLQSELSYTNLLYLLDLARVPRHRSERGDSDPLIIAGGPCTVNPLPLVDFVDVFVIGDGEDVVREISAVYADWNRKNRDELLSRLARLRGLFVPGYTDIRNQRVERRIVSQLREEDFPFPPIVPICEITHDRLTVEIARGCGRGCRFCQAGMINRPVRFRDVDQIVRLAERGIRASGWEEVSLLALSALDYPYLLELVQRLNQRLFRRRVSISLPSTRGEDFTPELAINLQEVKKAGLTFAPETASSRLRSFINKNISEIKILESIRNALDAGWGGIKLYFMIGLPGETEEDVREIARFVLEVARLCRSRTVRFNLTPFIPKPHTPLQWAGFADITETREKIALLKDMLSRRNIKPKWENPECSWVQALLARGDEKLGQVIERVYEAGGIYQEWTEFFNFTRWQEALAACAVDPSPYLKEQHPAAQLPWEFINVGVSRQFLLQEFERAKAGIETPDCLTGGCTGCGACNSPAPERPHPPSSTANTSGFGHLNAGTIEQLKKRLRLKYVVDEPFRFAAHLDRVRAFYRSLRRSELPVLYTRGFAPKPMLSFGPPLPVGVLSDGEYVDLFLDFQYSGNIARDLGPFLPRGIRIVAAQAVPRSAPSLGELINLGRYEIRIPPALTLPENQPLPAGVRRLQVRSDRTLLLDLTIAPGVKLFPVVAALLGITESEARALKVKRLDCLIFSDGSLRTPLGENIT
- a CDS encoding peptidyl-prolyl cis-trans isomerase translates to MLSTLRKRVKVIMIIVAVTFIAGFLMSEVWNLIRRGDRKSRHSVPPGVVGQVGDYKVSLEEYRQVRQYIAGKYHKDSMFRDLTNEDETRIEHLAWNHLETELTWAKIFKQTKLDITEGELEWIISNFPPQGLLNHPDLMTDGKFDTNKYRQALANPNNRPFFAQYAREIYEQLRPQKLQLYVAGAILVPRNEVEQTINLANTVATVTALYIGPTALSDSERSYEPSEAELRAYYNKHRRDFQPKEEIRELKFAFFPFTITPEDTQAARARIDEAYRRLLAADTGGLRDSFEMAGLMFGDYEPDTVSVAFTKEQFAPPVESIVRRLKPGSFTRPLATGNGWQIILLDSARNDTFWVRRIRTRVKPDEARELAVQDKIREFMEQTAAGEFDSVALRMNLMVGQTPARVVGRKRLNWSVQIYNPGELVAWAADAKVGEIMPIPMRGPYGYYVFRLERIVPTQPVPFEQVKEAVKWRLRQEREKKLCGEMAQAARQALKQGKSLEDYAAQNPRVELIHEVVNGTTDIMARGRRGAEFVGAALALEPGETAGPIMTNWGYYIIRCDSKQANERPVLNRENYVQSRQQTLFQELWDKITEQPETKDWRLVRSY